Proteins encoded together in one Sceloporus undulatus isolate JIND9_A2432 ecotype Alabama chromosome 4, SceUnd_v1.1, whole genome shotgun sequence window:
- the DYRK3 gene encoding dual specificity tyrosine-phosphorylation-regulated kinase 3 isoform X5, giving the protein MKDHPLTGSQVKVEQLFEDSGNRRSSTLQISGINGSERSFPTPAKDKSFDSITISKTSSSSTKIYKTGSQSPDQALKQYKQQLTTYEQQEIFNFPEIYFVGPNAKKRQGVIGGPNNGGYDDEQGSYIHVPHDHLAYRYEVLKIIGKGSFGQVAKVFDHKHHQHLALKMVRNEKRFHRQAAEEIRILEHLKKQDKTGSMNVIHMLESFTFRNHICMTFELLSMNLYELIKRNKFQGFSVQLVRKFAHSILQCLEALFKNKIIHCDLKPENILLKQQGRSGIKVIDFGSSCFEHQRVYTYIQSRFYRAPEVILGSRYGMPIDMWSFGCILVELLTGYPLFPGEDEGDQLACMMELLGMPPQKLLDQSKRSKNFINSKGHPRYCTVTTQPDGKVTFNGSRSRRGKMRGAPGNKDWVTALKGCDDPLFIEFLKECLNWDPSARMTPSQALRHPWICKRVPKPPSTDKTSGKRIAHYTSSFPGIGSRLPPVVGVANKLRANLMSDTNANIPLCTVLPKLVS; this is encoded by the coding sequence ATGAAGGATCATCCTTTGACTGGGAGCCAAGTCAAAGTTGAGCAGCTGTTTGAAGACTCTGGTAACAGACGGAGTAGTACTCTTCAGATTTCTGGAATAAATGGCTCTGaaaggtcttttccaactccagCAAAAGATAAAAGCTTTGATAGTATAACTATATCCAAAACCAGTAGCAgttcaacaaaaatatataaaactggTAGTCAATCTCCAGACCAAGCTCTGAAGCAATACAAGCAGCAGTTAACAACCTATGAGCAGCAAGAAATATTTAACTTtcctgaaatttattttgtgGGTCCAAATGCAAAAAAAAGACAAGGAGTCATTGGTGGCCCAAACAATGGTGGATATGATGATGAACAAGGCAGCTACATCCATGTGCCTCATGACCATCTTGCCTACCGATATGAAGTACTTAAAATAATTGGAAAAGGCAGCTTTGGCCAAGTAGCTAAAGTTTTTGACCATAAACACCACCAGCATTTGGCCTTGAAAATGGTAAGGAACGAGAAGAGGTTTCACAGGCAAGCAGCAGAAGAAATACGGATCTTGGAGCATCTCAAAAAACAAGATAAGACTGGTAGCATGAATGTCATTCACATGCTAGAGAGTTTTACCTTTCGTAATCACATATGTATGACCTTTGAGCTCTTGAGCATGAATCTATATGAGCTGATCAAAAGAAATAAGTTTCAAGGCTTCAGTGTACAGCTTGTGCGCAAGTTTGCCCACTCTATCTTGCAGTGTCTGgaggctctttttaaaaacaaaatcatacaTTGTGACTTGAAACCTGAAAACATTCTCCTGAAACAGCAAGGACGAAGTGGAATCAAAGTAATTGATTTTGGATCCAGTTGTTTTGAGCACCAAAGAGTCTATACTTACATACAGTCTCGATTCTACAGGGCTCCAGAAGTCATTCTGGGAAGCCGCTATGGGATGCCCATAGACATGTGGAGCTTTGGTTGTATTCTTGTGGAACTATTGACTGGTTACCCTCTCTTTCCAGGAGAGGATGAGGGTGATCAGCTAGCTTGTATGATGGAGCTGCTTGGGATGCCCCCTCAGAAGCTTCTGGACCAATCCAAGCGATCCAAAAACTTCATCAACTCAAAAGGTCATCCTCGCTATTGCACTGTAACAACACAGCCAgatgggaaagttactttcaatGGCAGCAGATCACGTAGGGGTAAAATGCGTGGTGCTCCTGGTAACAAGGACTGGGTTACAGCATTAAAAGGCTGTGATGACCCCTTGTTTATAGAGTTCTTAAAAGAATGTCTTAATTGGGATCCTTCTGCACGGATGACTCCTAGCCAAGCTTTAAGACATCCTTGGATTTGTAAACGAGTACCTAAGCCACCCAGCACAGATAAAACGTCAGGCAAGCGGATTGCTCATTATACGAGCTCTTTCCCAGGGATTGGTTCCAGATTACCCCCAGTTGTTGGGGTAGCCAACAAACTGAGAGCTAATCTAATGTCTGACACAAATGCCAATATACCTCTATGTACTGTGCTACCAAAATTGGTCAGCTAA
- the DYRK3 gene encoding dual specificity tyrosine-phosphorylation-regulated kinase 3 isoform X4 — MRIDQIRYSDPANEECAPSGLPSLGRPNVATNTVTMKDHPLTGSQVKVEQLFEDSGNRRSSTLQISGINGSERSFPTPAKDKSFDSITISKTSSSSTKIYKTGSQSPDQALKQYKQQLTTYEQQEIFNFPEIYFVGPNAKKRQGVIGGPNNGGYDDEQGSYIHVPHDHLAYRYEVLKIIGKGSFGQVAKVFDHKHHQHLALKMVRNEKRFHRQAAEEIRILEHLKKQDKTGSMNVIHMLESFTFRNHICMTFELLSMNLYELIKRNKFQGFSVQLVRKFAHSILQCLEALFKNKIIHCDLKPENILLKQQGRSGIKVIDFGSSCFEHQRVYTYIQSRFYRAPEVILGSRYGMPIDMWSFGCILVELLTGYPLFPGEDEGDQLACMMELLGMPPQKLLDQSKRSKNFINSKGHPRYCTVTTQPDGKVTFNGSRSRRGKMRGAPGNKDWVTALKGCDDPLFIEFLKECLNWDPSARMTPSQALRHPWICKRVPKPPSTDKTSGKRIAHYTSSFPGIGSRLPPVVGVANKLRANLMSDTNANIPLCTVLPKLVS; from the coding sequence GTAGCTACTAACACAGTCACAATGAAGGATCATCCTTTGACTGGGAGCCAAGTCAAAGTTGAGCAGCTGTTTGAAGACTCTGGTAACAGACGGAGTAGTACTCTTCAGATTTCTGGAATAAATGGCTCTGaaaggtcttttccaactccagCAAAAGATAAAAGCTTTGATAGTATAACTATATCCAAAACCAGTAGCAgttcaacaaaaatatataaaactggTAGTCAATCTCCAGACCAAGCTCTGAAGCAATACAAGCAGCAGTTAACAACCTATGAGCAGCAAGAAATATTTAACTTtcctgaaatttattttgtgGGTCCAAATGCAAAAAAAAGACAAGGAGTCATTGGTGGCCCAAACAATGGTGGATATGATGATGAACAAGGCAGCTACATCCATGTGCCTCATGACCATCTTGCCTACCGATATGAAGTACTTAAAATAATTGGAAAAGGCAGCTTTGGCCAAGTAGCTAAAGTTTTTGACCATAAACACCACCAGCATTTGGCCTTGAAAATGGTAAGGAACGAGAAGAGGTTTCACAGGCAAGCAGCAGAAGAAATACGGATCTTGGAGCATCTCAAAAAACAAGATAAGACTGGTAGCATGAATGTCATTCACATGCTAGAGAGTTTTACCTTTCGTAATCACATATGTATGACCTTTGAGCTCTTGAGCATGAATCTATATGAGCTGATCAAAAGAAATAAGTTTCAAGGCTTCAGTGTACAGCTTGTGCGCAAGTTTGCCCACTCTATCTTGCAGTGTCTGgaggctctttttaaaaacaaaatcatacaTTGTGACTTGAAACCTGAAAACATTCTCCTGAAACAGCAAGGACGAAGTGGAATCAAAGTAATTGATTTTGGATCCAGTTGTTTTGAGCACCAAAGAGTCTATACTTACATACAGTCTCGATTCTACAGGGCTCCAGAAGTCATTCTGGGAAGCCGCTATGGGATGCCCATAGACATGTGGAGCTTTGGTTGTATTCTTGTGGAACTATTGACTGGTTACCCTCTCTTTCCAGGAGAGGATGAGGGTGATCAGCTAGCTTGTATGATGGAGCTGCTTGGGATGCCCCCTCAGAAGCTTCTGGACCAATCCAAGCGATCCAAAAACTTCATCAACTCAAAAGGTCATCCTCGCTATTGCACTGTAACAACACAGCCAgatgggaaagttactttcaatGGCAGCAGATCACGTAGGGGTAAAATGCGTGGTGCTCCTGGTAACAAGGACTGGGTTACAGCATTAAAAGGCTGTGATGACCCCTTGTTTATAGAGTTCTTAAAAGAATGTCTTAATTGGGATCCTTCTGCACGGATGACTCCTAGCCAAGCTTTAAGACATCCTTGGATTTGTAAACGAGTACCTAAGCCACCCAGCACAGATAAAACGTCAGGCAAGCGGATTGCTCATTATACGAGCTCTTTCCCAGGGATTGGTTCCAGATTACCCCCAGTTGTTGGGGTAGCCAACAAACTGAGAGCTAATCTAATGTCTGACACAAATGCCAATATACCTCTATGTACTGTGCTACCAAAATTGGTCAGCTAA
- the DYRK3 gene encoding dual specificity tyrosine-phosphorylation-regulated kinase 3 isoform X3, producing the protein MMLLSRKPEGPLPAARFGDGLYDSYMRIDQIRYSDPANEECAPSGLPSLGRPNVATNTVTMKDHPLTGSQVKVEQLFEDSGNRRSSTLQISGINGSERSFPTPAKDKSFDSITISKTSSSSTKIYKTGSQSPDQALKQYKQQLTTYEQQEIFNFPEIYFVGPNAKKRQGVIGGPNNGGYDDEQGSYIHVPHDHLAYRYEVLKIIGKGSFGQVAKVFDHKHHQHLALKMVRNEKRFHRQAAEEIRILEHLKKQDKTGSMNVIHMLESFTFRNHICMTFELLSMNLYELIKRNKFQGFSVQLVRKFAHSILQCLEALFKNKIIHCDLKPENILLKQQGRSGIKVIDFGSSCFEHQRVYTYIQSRFYRAPEVILGSRYGMPIDMWSFGCILVELLTGYPLFPGEDEGDQLACMMELLGMPPQKLLDQSKRSKNFINSKGHPRYCTVTTQPDGKVTFNGSRSRRGKMRGAPGNKDWVTALKGCDDPLFIEFLKECLNWDPSARMTPSQALRHPWICKRVPKPPSTDKTSGKRIAHYTSSFPGIGSRLPPVVGVANKLRANLMSDTNANIPLCTVLPKLVS; encoded by the coding sequence GTAGCTACTAACACAGTCACAATGAAGGATCATCCTTTGACTGGGAGCCAAGTCAAAGTTGAGCAGCTGTTTGAAGACTCTGGTAACAGACGGAGTAGTACTCTTCAGATTTCTGGAATAAATGGCTCTGaaaggtcttttccaactccagCAAAAGATAAAAGCTTTGATAGTATAACTATATCCAAAACCAGTAGCAgttcaacaaaaatatataaaactggTAGTCAATCTCCAGACCAAGCTCTGAAGCAATACAAGCAGCAGTTAACAACCTATGAGCAGCAAGAAATATTTAACTTtcctgaaatttattttgtgGGTCCAAATGCAAAAAAAAGACAAGGAGTCATTGGTGGCCCAAACAATGGTGGATATGATGATGAACAAGGCAGCTACATCCATGTGCCTCATGACCATCTTGCCTACCGATATGAAGTACTTAAAATAATTGGAAAAGGCAGCTTTGGCCAAGTAGCTAAAGTTTTTGACCATAAACACCACCAGCATTTGGCCTTGAAAATGGTAAGGAACGAGAAGAGGTTTCACAGGCAAGCAGCAGAAGAAATACGGATCTTGGAGCATCTCAAAAAACAAGATAAGACTGGTAGCATGAATGTCATTCACATGCTAGAGAGTTTTACCTTTCGTAATCACATATGTATGACCTTTGAGCTCTTGAGCATGAATCTATATGAGCTGATCAAAAGAAATAAGTTTCAAGGCTTCAGTGTACAGCTTGTGCGCAAGTTTGCCCACTCTATCTTGCAGTGTCTGgaggctctttttaaaaacaaaatcatacaTTGTGACTTGAAACCTGAAAACATTCTCCTGAAACAGCAAGGACGAAGTGGAATCAAAGTAATTGATTTTGGATCCAGTTGTTTTGAGCACCAAAGAGTCTATACTTACATACAGTCTCGATTCTACAGGGCTCCAGAAGTCATTCTGGGAAGCCGCTATGGGATGCCCATAGACATGTGGAGCTTTGGTTGTATTCTTGTGGAACTATTGACTGGTTACCCTCTCTTTCCAGGAGAGGATGAGGGTGATCAGCTAGCTTGTATGATGGAGCTGCTTGGGATGCCCCCTCAGAAGCTTCTGGACCAATCCAAGCGATCCAAAAACTTCATCAACTCAAAAGGTCATCCTCGCTATTGCACTGTAACAACACAGCCAgatgggaaagttactttcaatGGCAGCAGATCACGTAGGGGTAAAATGCGTGGTGCTCCTGGTAACAAGGACTGGGTTACAGCATTAAAAGGCTGTGATGACCCCTTGTTTATAGAGTTCTTAAAAGAATGTCTTAATTGGGATCCTTCTGCACGGATGACTCCTAGCCAAGCTTTAAGACATCCTTGGATTTGTAAACGAGTACCTAAGCCACCCAGCACAGATAAAACGTCAGGCAAGCGGATTGCTCATTATACGAGCTCTTTCCCAGGGATTGGTTCCAGATTACCCCCAGTTGTTGGGGTAGCCAACAAACTGAGAGCTAATCTAATGTCTGACACAAATGCCAATATACCTCTATGTACTGTGCTACCAAAATTGGTCAGCTAA